One window of Prochlorococcus marinus XMU1408 genomic DNA carries:
- the trxB gene encoding thioredoxin-disulfide reductase has protein sequence MEAEKQELKVENLVIIGSGPAGYTAAIYAARANLEPLLITGFEKGGIPGGQLMTTTFVENFPGFPNGVQGPDLMDLIKAQAVRWGTKLVEEDAISIDLKKRPFTINTKTQEIKSNSVIISTGASANRLGLENEKFFWSKGISACAICDGATPQFRDEELAVVGGGDSACEEAEYLTKYGSHVHLLVRSNKLKASAAMADRVKANSNITIHWGTEILDVLGNEWLEKLKVKRIKTNQEDLIVAKGLFYAIGHTPNTSLFINQLETDSKGYLLTQPGRPETSIEGVYAAGDVADSEWRQGVTAAGSGCKAALAAERWLALNNLATLIKRDKIEPSKTETSNTLEISNEENFDSEKIWQKGSYALRKLYHETEKPLFVIYTSSSCGPCHLLKPQLHRVLNESKGKAVGVEIDIEDEQDIAKQAEISGTPTVHLFKNKELKNKWRGVKARSEYKSALDELISC, from the coding sequence ATGGAAGCCGAGAAACAAGAATTAAAAGTTGAAAATCTAGTAATTATAGGTTCAGGACCTGCTGGATATACTGCCGCTATTTATGCGGCAAGGGCTAATCTAGAACCATTGCTTATAACTGGTTTTGAAAAAGGAGGCATACCTGGCGGTCAATTAATGACAACTACATTTGTTGAGAATTTCCCAGGTTTCCCAAATGGAGTTCAGGGACCAGATCTGATGGATTTAATAAAAGCTCAAGCTGTCAGATGGGGCACAAAGCTTGTTGAAGAAGATGCCATATCAATTGATCTTAAAAAAAGACCATTTACCATAAATACAAAAACTCAAGAAATTAAATCAAATTCTGTCATTATTTCAACTGGAGCAAGTGCCAATCGACTAGGGCTTGAAAACGAGAAATTTTTCTGGAGCAAAGGTATTAGTGCCTGTGCAATTTGTGATGGAGCAACCCCTCAATTCAGAGATGAAGAACTTGCCGTGGTTGGAGGAGGAGACTCTGCTTGCGAAGAGGCTGAATATCTAACTAAATACGGGAGTCATGTTCATTTGTTAGTAAGATCAAACAAATTAAAGGCATCTGCCGCTATGGCAGATCGAGTAAAAGCAAACTCAAACATTACTATTCATTGGGGGACAGAAATCTTAGATGTTCTAGGGAATGAATGGCTTGAAAAATTAAAGGTTAAAAGAATAAAAACTAATCAGGAAGATCTGATTGTTGCTAAAGGTCTTTTTTATGCAATTGGACATACACCAAACACATCATTGTTCATTAATCAGTTAGAAACAGACTCAAAAGGTTACTTACTAACACAACCAGGTAGACCTGAAACTTCTATAGAAGGTGTTTACGCGGCAGGAGACGTAGCCGATTCAGAGTGGCGCCAAGGTGTTACAGCGGCTGGGAGCGGCTGCAAAGCTGCTCTAGCTGCAGAGAGATGGCTAGCACTTAACAATTTAGCAACCCTTATAAAAAGAGATAAGATAGAACCATCAAAAACTGAAACATCAAATACTTTAGAAATTAGTAACGAAGAAAATTTTGACTCTGAAAAGATCTGGCAAAAAGGAAGTTATGCATTAAGGAAGTTATACCATGAAACAGAAAAACCTCTTTTCGTAATATATACGTCCAGCAGCTGTGGCCCTTGTCACTTACTTAAGCCTCAACTTCATAGAGTTCTTAACGAATCAAAAGGTAAAGCTGTAGGAGTTGAAATTGATATTGAAGATGAGCAAGACATTGCCAAGCAAGCAGAAATCAGTGGTACACCAACAGTCCACCTTTTTAAAAATAAAGAATTAAAAAACAAATGGAGAGGAGTTAAGGCAAGAAGCGAATATAAATCTGCATTAGATGAATTAATTAGTTGTTAA
- a CDS encoding NAD(P)(+) transhydrogenase (Re/Si-specific) subunit beta, whose protein sequence is MTFIAPVKFAIDLLAVLLLALGIKGLSKVRSAREANRLAAIAMILAAFGVLLNSQGTIGISINSWIWIVCGTLIGGLLGAITAKRVPMTAMPEIVALFNGCGGMSSLLVALGVALFPSTDGSDGVVGELIRNFSIVVSLFVGAITFSGSIIAMAKLQGWLSTPSWTQSKARHFFNILCAVIALIGGIYLSIDGQNGLFLIVIASSLLGIGVTLPIGGADMPVVISLLNSYSGVAAAAAGFVVGSQLLIVAGAMVGAAGLILTQVMCDGMNRSLVSVLFGGALGASSVSSGSGGGEYTNITSCSPEECALTLEAAERVVIVPGYGLAVAQAQHTLREVTRVLENADIEVTYAIHPVAGRMPGHMNVLLAEADVPYEQLKEMDVINPEFPATDVVLVLGANDVVNPQAKNDQTSPLYGMPVLDVQEARTVFVVKRGMSAGYSGIKNDLFDLQNTSMVFGDAKKVLGDLLLELKELGVGSKG, encoded by the coding sequence ATGACTTTTATTGCTCCCGTTAAATTTGCTATTGATCTCCTGGCAGTTTTATTGCTTGCTTTAGGTATCAAAGGCCTTTCAAAAGTTAGATCAGCAAGAGAGGCGAATAGGCTTGCCGCCATTGCAATGATATTGGCTGCTTTTGGAGTATTGCTTAACTCTCAAGGAACCATAGGCATTTCTATTAACTCTTGGATTTGGATAGTTTGTGGAACTTTAATCGGAGGCCTTTTAGGTGCCATAACTGCTAAAAGGGTTCCAATGACTGCGATGCCTGAGATAGTAGCTTTGTTTAACGGTTGTGGAGGGATGTCATCGCTATTGGTGGCACTTGGTGTGGCTTTGTTCCCATCTACAGATGGCTCAGATGGTGTAGTAGGTGAACTTATTAGAAATTTCTCAATAGTCGTTTCACTCTTTGTTGGAGCAATTACATTCTCTGGATCAATTATTGCAATGGCCAAGCTTCAAGGTTGGCTGTCTACACCTTCTTGGACCCAAAGCAAAGCTAGGCATTTCTTCAATATTCTTTGTGCTGTTATTGCTTTGATAGGTGGAATCTATCTTTCAATCGATGGACAAAATGGTCTTTTTCTTATCGTAATTGCTTCATCTTTGCTGGGTATTGGAGTGACTCTTCCTATTGGAGGGGCCGACATGCCTGTTGTTATATCCTTGCTAAATAGCTACTCAGGAGTTGCAGCAGCAGCGGCAGGATTTGTTGTTGGTAGTCAACTTTTGATTGTCGCGGGTGCAATGGTTGGAGCTGCTGGATTAATACTTACTCAAGTGATGTGCGATGGCATGAACAGATCTTTAGTTTCTGTATTATTTGGGGGTGCACTTGGAGCTAGTTCTGTTTCTTCAGGAAGTGGAGGGGGAGAATATACAAATATAACTAGTTGTAGCCCAGAAGAATGTGCACTTACTCTTGAGGCGGCAGAGAGAGTCGTAATTGTTCCTGGTTATGGTCTTGCTGTAGCCCAGGCTCAGCACACACTAAGAGAGGTCACAAGAGTTTTAGAAAACGCCGACATTGAAGTCACATATGCTATTCATCCTGTTGCAGGAAGAATGCCTGGCCATATGAACGTTCTTTTAGCCGAAGCAGACGTTCCTTATGAGCAATTAAAAGAAATGGATGTAATCAATCCTGAATTTCCCGCGACCGATGTTGTATTAGTTTTAGGAGCGAATGATGTGGTTAACCCACAGGCCAAGAATGATCAGACTTCACCTTTGTATGGGATGCCAGTTTTAGATGTTCAAGAAGCTAGAACTGTATTTGTTGTTAAGAGAGGAATGAGTGCTGGATATTCAGGAATAAAAAATGACCTTTTTGATTTGCAAAATACCTCCATGGTCTTTGGAGATGCAAAAAAGGTTCTTGGAGATCTTTTACTGGAATTAAAGGAGCTTGGAGTTGGGAGTAAAGGGTAA
- a CDS encoding sodium-dependent transporter, with the protein MQEREQWRSGLGFALAAAGSAVGLGNLWGFAYRSSQGGGLAFLILYVLVVLVVCLPVLVAEMVLGRSTASSPFLAPIKAAGENWKPLGWLFAIASCGILSYYAVIMGWTIDTFFHSLFIGLPSDMTEAGEFFGKISSGNSVFIGQIISLLLTAFVVVAGVRGGIEKLTKWAMPFLFGLLLLLAIWAATLSGAWEGYTSFLLKWDSSQLFDKNTISNAFKQAFFSLSLGIGIMVAYSSYLNRKNHLPKEALRVATLDTAVGLLAGLITFPVVMSFGLKDVISESTVGTLFIALPTGFANLGVFGRLIAAVFFGLAFIAAITSSISLMEVPVSSLMDRLNWSRKKAVWTSTLLIFLIGIPSAISTDFLGKSDAICNTLLILGGLLISILLGWIVPNRYDEDLANSNANLRVRRYLKFMLRWVSPPVIAIGLYLTVLSTLETFA; encoded by the coding sequence ATGCAAGAAAGGGAACAATGGAGATCAGGGCTGGGATTCGCGCTCGCCGCAGCTGGTAGTGCTGTAGGTCTTGGAAATCTTTGGGGCTTTGCTTATAGGTCATCTCAAGGCGGGGGACTTGCTTTTCTTATCCTTTATGTATTGGTTGTTTTAGTTGTTTGCCTGCCTGTCTTGGTTGCAGAGATGGTCTTGGGGAGAAGCACTGCAAGTAGTCCTTTTCTTGCTCCAATCAAAGCTGCTGGAGAGAATTGGAAGCCTCTAGGTTGGTTATTTGCAATAGCTTCTTGTGGAATTCTTTCTTATTACGCAGTGATAATGGGATGGACAATTGATACTTTCTTCCATTCCTTATTTATAGGCCTACCCTCAGATATGACTGAGGCGGGGGAATTTTTTGGTAAAATTAGTAGTGGTAATAGTGTATTTATAGGTCAAATAATCAGCTTATTGTTAACTGCTTTTGTTGTTGTTGCAGGCGTTCGTGGAGGTATTGAAAAACTAACAAAATGGGCAATGCCATTTTTATTTGGACTCCTTTTGTTATTAGCTATTTGGGCTGCAACTTTATCTGGGGCATGGGAAGGATATACATCATTTTTACTTAAATGGGATTCTTCTCAACTTTTTGATAAAAACACAATAAGTAATGCATTTAAACAAGCTTTCTTTTCTTTAAGTTTGGGTATTGGAATTATGGTTGCCTATTCTTCATATCTAAACCGTAAAAATCATCTTCCTAAAGAAGCTTTGAGAGTTGCAACTTTGGATACTGCTGTTGGTTTACTTGCCGGGCTGATTACATTCCCAGTCGTTATGAGTTTTGGTTTGAAAGATGTTATCAGTGAATCAACTGTTGGGACTTTATTTATTGCTCTTCCAACTGGATTTGCAAATCTTGGAGTGTTTGGGAGGTTGATTGCTGCTGTTTTCTTCGGATTGGCTTTTATAGCTGCTATTACTTCGTCTATTTCATTAATGGAGGTACCAGTATCTTCTTTAATGGACAGGCTGAATTGGAGTAGGAAGAAGGCCGTTTGGACTTCAACATTATTGATCTTCTTGATTGGAATACCGTCTGCTATTTCTACAGACTTTTTAGGCAAGTCCGATGCTATCTGTAATACACTCTTGATATTAGGTGGTCTTCTGATTTCAATTCTTTTGGGTTGGATTGTTCCAAATCGTTATGATGAGGATCTTGCAAATTCTAATGCTAATTTAAGAGTTAGAAGGTATCTAAAGTTTATGCTGCGCTGGGTGTCTCCACCAGTTATTGCTATCGGACTTTATTTAACAGTCTTATCTACATTAGAAACATTTGCTTAA
- a CDS encoding 1-deoxy-D-xylulose-5-phosphate reductoisomerase: MKAISVLGSTGSIGTQTLQIAEEFPDQFKIVALTAGKNLDLVIKQIETHQPEVVSLADESLLPELSRRINILNEESKIFKKPLLMAGAEGLNTAAAWGSADLVVTGIVGCAGLLPTLAAIEAGKDLALANKETLIAAGPVVIPALKKSGSRLLPADSEHSAIFQCLQGTPWAENARLSTGVPTPGFKSIQLTASGGAFRDWKAEDLVKATVADATSHPNWSMGKKITVDSATLMNKGLEVIEAHYLFGLSYDQIEIIIHPQSIIHSMVELDDSSVLAQLGWPDMKLPILYCLSWPGRLKTPWPRLKLTEIGNLTFKEPDTKKYPCMELAYSAGKLGGTMPAVLNAANEKAVELFLEERFKFIDIPKVIEAICDKHKCDLNLNPSLSEILEIDSWAREEVLDYSEKNITKIQF, encoded by the coding sequence GTGAAAGCCATAAGCGTTTTAGGCTCAACAGGATCTATTGGAACTCAAACCCTTCAAATTGCAGAAGAGTTTCCTGATCAATTCAAAATTGTTGCACTAACAGCAGGAAAGAATCTTGATTTAGTAATCAAACAAATTGAAACTCATCAACCTGAAGTCGTTTCTCTAGCCGATGAGTCTCTTTTGCCAGAACTGTCTAGGCGAATAAATATTCTCAATGAAGAGTCAAAAATATTCAAGAAGCCCTTATTGATGGCGGGAGCTGAAGGACTTAATACTGCAGCAGCTTGGGGAAGTGCAGATCTTGTTGTAACTGGAATAGTTGGCTGTGCTGGCCTACTACCAACACTTGCGGCCATTGAAGCGGGGAAGGATCTAGCTCTAGCAAATAAAGAAACTTTGATTGCAGCAGGACCAGTTGTCATTCCTGCTTTAAAAAAAAGTGGAAGTAGGCTCTTGCCTGCGGATTCTGAACACTCAGCGATATTTCAATGCCTCCAAGGAACGCCATGGGCTGAAAATGCAAGACTCTCAACTGGAGTGCCTACTCCAGGATTTAAATCCATACAATTAACTGCATCAGGAGGAGCATTTAGAGATTGGAAAGCAGAAGATTTAGTGAAAGCAACTGTCGCTGATGCGACTAGCCATCCTAATTGGAGCATGGGAAAGAAAATAACTGTAGATTCTGCAACCCTTATGAATAAGGGACTCGAAGTCATTGAAGCTCATTATCTTTTTGGTCTTTCATATGACCAAATCGAAATCATTATCCATCCACAAAGCATCATTCACTCGATGGTTGAATTGGATGATTCATCAGTTTTAGCTCAATTGGGATGGCCAGACATGAAGCTCCCTATTTTGTATTGTTTAAGTTGGCCTGGTCGGCTTAAAACACCATGGCCAAGATTAAAGCTTACTGAAATAGGCAATTTAACTTTTAAAGAACCAGATACTAAAAAATATCCATGTATGGAACTTGCTTACAGCGCAGGAAAATTAGGGGGAACAATGCCAGCAGTGCTTAATGCCGCTAATGAAAAAGCAGTAGAACTATTTCTAGAAGAAAGGTTTAAATTTATCGATATTCCAAAAGTAATAGAGGCGATTTGCGACAAACATAAATGCGACCTCAATCTAAATCCAAGCCTCAGTGAAATTCTTGAAATTGACAGCTGGGCCAGAGAAGAAGTCTTAGATTATTCAGAAAAAAATATTACAAAAATACAGTTTTAG
- a CDS encoding NAD(P)H-binding protein — MQVLVIGGTGTLGRQIAKNAIDAGHKVRCMVRKPKSASFLQEWGCELTRGNLINKEDIEYALDGVDAVIDAATSRPDDPRSVYEIDWDGKLNLYNACQEKNVKRVVFLSLLGAEKYRDIPLMDIKYCTEELLVNSSLDYTILQGVAFMQGVIGQFAIPILNNEPVWISGNPTDIAYMNTQDIARFAVAALDRPQTIKGRFPIVGPKAWSAKELVNLCEQFSEKRARVLKVSPTVISIAQSVVSFFEPTLNVAERLAFSEVSGSGGKLDAPMEDTYSAFGLSQTDSTTMEGYIKEYYGVILKRLKDIGVDLDIEEKKKFPI, encoded by the coding sequence ATGCAAGTTCTGGTGATTGGTGGCACAGGAACGCTAGGTCGCCAAATAGCCAAAAATGCCATTGATGCTGGGCATAAAGTCCGCTGCATGGTTAGGAAACCAAAATCTGCTTCATTCCTTCAAGAGTGGGGATGTGAACTAACTCGTGGCAATTTAATTAATAAAGAAGATATTGAATATGCACTTGATGGAGTGGATGCTGTTATTGATGCAGCCACAAGTCGACCTGATGATCCACGTAGTGTTTATGAAATAGATTGGGATGGAAAATTAAATTTATATAATGCTTGTCAAGAAAAGAATGTTAAAAGGGTAGTTTTTTTATCCTTGTTAGGAGCTGAAAAATATAGGGATATTCCTTTAATGGACATTAAATATTGCACCGAAGAGTTATTGGTTAATTCCTCTTTGGACTACACCATTTTACAAGGTGTTGCTTTTATGCAAGGTGTAATTGGGCAATTTGCAATTCCAATCCTAAATAACGAACCAGTTTGGATAAGTGGAAATCCTACTGATATTGCTTATATGAATACACAGGATATTGCTCGATTCGCTGTTGCAGCTTTAGATAGGCCTCAAACTATAAAAGGAAGATTTCCAATAGTTGGTCCTAAAGCATGGAGTGCCAAAGAATTGGTCAATCTATGTGAACAGTTCAGCGAGAAAAGAGCGAGGGTGTTAAAAGTTTCCCCCACAGTAATCTCTATTGCTCAATCAGTTGTATCATTTTTCGAGCCAACACTTAATGTTGCCGAGAGGCTTGCTTTTTCTGAAGTAAGTGGAAGTGGAGGGAAATTGGATGCACCTATGGAAGATACTTATAGTGCTTTTGGCTTAAGTCAAACTGATTCAACAACAATGGAAGGTTACATAAAAGAATATTACGGAGTTATTTTGAAAAGACTTAAAGACATAGGAGTTGATCTAGATATTGAAGAGAAAAAGAAATTCCCAATCTGA
- the petM gene encoding cytochrome b6-f complex subunit PetM, protein MASEIFGIAAVFWVLIPVGLLGGVLLLKLQGD, encoded by the coding sequence ATGGCATCAGAAATTTTTGGAATCGCTGCAGTCTTTTGGGTTTTGATCCCCGTTGGACTCTTAGGAGGAGTTCTTCTTTTGAAACTTCAAGGTGATTAA
- a CDS encoding Re/Si-specific NAD(P)(+) transhydrogenase subunit alpha, which produces MLSFLIPFESALGETRVSATPETVKKFLDLGCKVFFEKGAGEAAGFLDNSYLEAGAELVEKENNEVKKLVDIVLCVQPPEEKFLSHLKSGSFLVGLLDPYGNKKLAETLKSKKISAISLELLPRISRAQSSDALSSQANIAGYKSVLLAASALDRYFPMLMTAAGTIQPSKVVVLGAGVAGLQAIATAKRLGAVVYVSDIREAVKEQVESLGARFIELPMIDETPSESGGYAKQVSDEFLSAQRKELAIQLSEADVAICTAQVPGKKAPKLIDENMLDDMRPGSVVVDLAVLSGGNCACSKPGETIVRKGVKIVGASNLPCSIPNHASSLYSRNLLSLLQPMFKEGKFLIDNDDELIAGSLISKDGVILKSEIIENGGIRS; this is translated from the coding sequence TTGCTTAGTTTCTTAATTCCCTTCGAATCAGCTTTAGGAGAAACACGCGTTTCAGCTACTCCAGAGACCGTTAAAAAGTTTTTGGACTTAGGTTGTAAAGTATTTTTTGAAAAAGGTGCAGGAGAGGCTGCAGGGTTTTTAGATAATTCGTATCTAGAGGCTGGCGCTGAATTGGTTGAAAAGGAAAATAATGAGGTAAAAAAATTAGTTGATATTGTTCTCTGCGTTCAACCTCCTGAAGAAAAATTCCTTTCACATCTAAAATCTGGCTCTTTCCTTGTGGGCTTATTGGACCCTTATGGGAATAAAAAATTAGCCGAAACATTAAAATCCAAAAAAATTTCTGCAATATCTTTGGAGTTGCTTCCGAGAATTAGCAGAGCTCAATCATCAGATGCATTATCTTCGCAAGCAAATATAGCTGGATATAAATCTGTACTTTTAGCTGCTAGTGCTCTTGATCGATATTTCCCAATGTTAATGACTGCTGCTGGTACTATTCAGCCTTCAAAAGTTGTTGTTTTAGGTGCTGGGGTGGCAGGACTTCAAGCTATTGCAACTGCAAAAAGACTAGGTGCTGTGGTTTATGTGAGTGATATTCGAGAGGCAGTAAAGGAGCAAGTTGAATCATTGGGAGCAAGATTTATTGAGCTTCCAATGATTGATGAAACTCCATCAGAGTCAGGCGGATATGCAAAACAAGTTTCTGATGAATTTCTTAGTGCTCAAAGAAAAGAATTGGCAATTCAATTATCTGAAGCTGACGTGGCAATTTGTACAGCTCAGGTGCCTGGTAAAAAAGCCCCCAAACTTATTGATGAAAATATGTTGGATGATATGCGTCCTGGTTCGGTAGTAGTTGATCTTGCTGTACTTAGTGGTGGTAATTGTGCATGTTCAAAACCAGGAGAAACTATTGTTAGAAAAGGGGTTAAGATTGTGGGTGCTTCTAATCTCCCTTGCTCAATACCTAATCATGCAAGTTCTTTATATTCGAGAAATTTATTGTCTCTTCTTCAGCCAATGTTTAAAGAGGGTAAGTTTTTAATTGATAACGATGATGAGCTTATTGCTGGTTCTTTGATTAGTAAGGATGGAGTAATACTCAAATCAGAGATTATTGAGAATGGAGGAATTAGGTCATGA
- the infA gene encoding translation initiation factor IF-1, giving the protein MIETSGVIEKEQGNGFYLVTLEQPAGHQCLCRAAGKLTKFRIKLLAGDKVLVEISPYDLTRGRITYRERNVGPGGGRQGGNRPGGPRKR; this is encoded by the coding sequence ATGATTGAAACATCCGGCGTTATTGAGAAAGAACAAGGAAATGGATTCTATCTTGTAACTCTAGAACAGCCAGCCGGACATCAATGCTTATGTAGGGCAGCAGGAAAATTAACAAAGTTTCGAATAAAATTACTTGCAGGAGACAAAGTTCTTGTTGAAATCAGTCCTTATGATCTAACACGTGGTCGCATTACATATAGAGAAAGAAACGTAGGTCCTGGAGGAGGAAGACAAGGTGGTAATAGGCCAGGAGGTCCAAGAAAACGATGA
- a CDS encoding EF-1 guanine nucleotide exchange domain-containing protein, translated as MSLTAIECPDGVCHSHHGGHAVPRTAMQKNLQSHGKEWCERLAERIYEMSVDTFSQTVMPSLHSSGWQRKHLDWEFKLANKQSEPDEALVEGIINATESFLRSSEVHRLFIQELVQGTFAEAKDDKLPSKAVRKVIENEIIVMIESKKEELTNKIAKALEDEANGDFELAKNAAVEGINDVEKLLINHTEAV; from the coding sequence ATGAGCCTTACTGCGATCGAATGTCCCGACGGCGTATGCCATAGTCATCACGGCGGGCACGCTGTTCCAAGAACAGCCATGCAAAAAAATCTTCAAAGCCATGGTAAAGAGTGGTGCGAACGTCTAGCAGAACGAATCTATGAAATGTCTGTAGACACCTTTTCACAGACAGTTATGCCGAGTTTGCATTCGTCTGGATGGCAAAGAAAGCATCTTGACTGGGAATTCAAACTCGCAAATAAACAGTCAGAGCCTGATGAAGCGCTAGTAGAGGGAATTATCAATGCTACTGAAAGCTTTTTGAGAAGCAGTGAAGTTCATCGCCTATTCATACAAGAACTTGTGCAAGGAACATTTGCTGAAGCGAAAGATGACAAACTGCCATCAAAAGCTGTCAGAAAAGTAATAGAGAATGAAATAATAGTAATGATAGAAAGCAAAAAAGAGGAGTTAACAAACAAGATTGCAAAAGCGTTAGAAGATGAGGCTAATGGTGATTTCGAATTAGCCAAAAATGCAGCAGTAGAAGGTATAAATGATGTTGAAAAACTATTAATAAACCATACAGAAGCAGTGTAA
- a CDS encoding alpha/beta fold hydrolase: MGVKGNLKKEDLLSDLGISPFKERLPWIGPDLQTLRDTFASDELPDAYSSEIRIKVPPLKTRKAGGGFLVAYLDKPSSVSSINGLVLLLHGLGGSTRRRGLTRMASALVQSNFAVLKLNLRGSDPCRDFVDGTYAAECNSDLIPVLRRAREISYQLTEDYQSSKNIPVFGAGISLGGTILLNACMCDESLLDGLVCISSPLDLNECSSSIERPRNFIYQKWLLNRLIRQTLEDPFGVEEREKNALLINRKDKERKINDIRSFDNFITAPRWGYKDVGEYYAKASPFFSLIENKKSLPKTLFIQSKDDPWVPFLAAEKLMEKMKFSNNQMANQFIFTEKGGHNGFHGVKGCWGDQVVSKWLLSLKTI, translated from the coding sequence TTGGGAGTAAAGGGTAATTTAAAAAAAGAAGATTTACTTTCAGATTTAGGAATAAGCCCTTTTAAAGAGCGTCTTCCATGGATTGGTCCTGACCTACAGACACTAAGAGATACCTTTGCCTCAGATGAATTGCCTGATGCCTATTCATCTGAAATTCGTATAAAGGTCCCACCTCTCAAAACTAGAAAGGCAGGAGGAGGTTTCTTGGTTGCCTACTTGGATAAGCCATCAAGTGTATCGAGCATTAATGGTTTAGTTCTACTTCTTCATGGCCTTGGTGGTTCTACTCGTAGAAGAGGTCTGACCAGAATGGCAAGTGCTTTGGTGCAATCAAATTTCGCTGTTTTGAAGCTTAATCTGAGAGGCTCAGATCCTTGTAGGGATTTTGTTGATGGTACCTATGCTGCTGAATGTAATAGTGATTTGATTCCTGTATTAAGGCGTGCCAGAGAGATTTCATATCAATTAACTGAAGACTATCAATCTTCAAAAAATATTCCTGTCTTTGGAGCTGGGATCTCTTTGGGTGGAACTATTCTTTTAAATGCTTGCATGTGTGATGAGTCTTTATTAGATGGATTGGTATGTATAAGTAGTCCTTTGGATTTGAATGAATGTAGTTCTTCTATTGAAAGACCAAGAAATTTTATTTATCAAAAATGGTTGTTAAATCGTTTAATTAGGCAAACTTTAGAAGATCCTTTTGGGGTAGAAGAAAGAGAAAAGAATGCATTGTTAATAAATAGAAAGGATAAAGAAAGAAAAATAAATGATATTAGATCTTTTGATAATTTTATAACTGCTCCAAGGTGGGGATATAAAGATGTTGGAGAATATTATGCAAAAGCATCTCCTTTCTTTTCTCTTATAGAAAATAAAAAATCTCTTCCTAAAACATTATTTATTCAATCCAAAGATGATCCTTGGGTCCCTTTTTTAGCTGCTGAAAAACTAATGGAAAAAATGAAATTTTCTAATAATCAAATGGCTAATCAATTTATTTTTACTGAGAAAGGAGGACACAATGGATTTCATGGGGTTAAGGGTTGTTGGGGGGATCAAGTTGTTTCTAAATGGTTGTTATCTTTGAAGACTATCTAA
- a CDS encoding NAD(P) transhydrogenase subunit alpha, which translates to MSFFSEALWVLLLGSLLGLELIGKVPPTLHTPLMSGANAISGITMLAALTLIIKSGDNLPLLIIGSISLGFALFNVIGGFLVTDRMLAMFSRKKTRK; encoded by the coding sequence ATGAGTTTTTTTAGTGAAGCTCTTTGGGTGCTTCTCCTCGGAAGCCTTTTGGGATTAGAGCTTATAGGAAAAGTCCCTCCAACTTTGCACACTCCACTAATGAGTGGGGCTAATGCAATTTCAGGCATCACGATGCTTGCAGCTTTAACTTTAATAATAAAATCCGGAGACAATTTACCTTTACTAATAATTGGATCAATATCTCTTGGATTTGCTTTGTTTAATGTGATTGGTGGCTTCCTTGTTACAGACAGGATGCTTGCAATGTTTAGTCGTAAAAAAACTCGTAAATAG